From Rhodamnia argentea isolate NSW1041297 chromosome 10, ASM2092103v1, whole genome shotgun sequence, a single genomic window includes:
- the LOC115729274 gene encoding prohibitin-1, mitochondrial-like translates to MDFRNVKVPKVPGGGAASALAKLGVIGGLGLYAVANSLYNVEGGHRAIVFNRLVGVKDKVYPEGTHIMIPWFERPVIYDVRARPHLVESTSGSRDLQMVKIGLRVLTRPVPDQLPTIYRTLGENFNERVLPSIIHETLKAVVAQYNASQLITQREAVSREIRKILTERAANFNMALDDVSITSLTFGKEFTAAIEAKQVAAQEAERAKFVVEKAEQDKKSAVIRAQGEATSAQLIGQAIANNAAFITLRRIEASREIAQTISNSNNRVFLNSNDLLLNLHDMELGSTASGKK, encoded by the exons ATGGATTTCAGAAATGTCAAGGTTCCAAAAGTACCAGGAGGAGGGGCTGCTTCTGCTTTGGCCAAATTGGGAGTCATAGGTGGCCTTGGCCTGTATGCAGTTGCAAACAGTCTCTACAACGTTGAGGGCGGTCATCGAGCCATTGTATTCAATCGGCTAGTCGGCGTAAAAGACAAG GTTTATCCTGAAGGGACACACATAATGATCCCATGGTTTGAGAGGCCAGTTATCTACGATGTCCGTGCAAGACCTCATTTAGTGGAGAGTACATCTGGGAGTCGTGACCTTCAAATG GTTAAAATTGGGCTTCGGGTTCTCACTCGTCCCGTGCCTGACCAGCTACCCACAATATACCGGACACTGGGTGAAAATTTCAATGAAAGGGTTTTGCCATCGATCATCCATGAAACTCTGAAGGCTGTAGTTGCACAATATAATGCTAGCCAGCTCATTACTCAGAGAGAG GCTGTCAGTCGAGAAATACGGAAAATTCTGACAGAGAGAGCTGCTAATTTCAACATGGCCCTGGATGATGTGTCCATCACGAGCTTGACTTTTGGAAAGGAGTTTACTGCTGCTATTGAGGCCAAGCAGGTGGCTGCACAAGAAGCTGAAAGGGCAAAATTTGTTGTGGAAAAGGCTGAGCAAGACAAGAAGAGTGCCGTTATCAGAGCTCAG GGTGAGGCAACGAGTGCTCAGCTGATTGGGCAAGCCATCGCCAACAATGCTGCTTTCATCACCCTGAGGAGAATCGAAGCTTCGAGAGAAATCGCACAGACGATTTCAAACTCAAACAACAGGGTCTTCTTAAATTCCAACGATCTTTTGCTGAACCTTCACGACATGGAGTTGGGAAGCACAGCCAGTGGGAAGAAATGA
- the LOC115729294 gene encoding glutaredoxin-C9-like: MQDAISYKPWPAVGSLLGDRTNQAAGDGKGGDGGPKHGGGGGGGGAGRRPDGMLEVVSENALIVVGRRGCCMGHVVKRLLLGLGVNPAIYEVDEEDEKGVADELEKIGGGGEVQFPAVFIGGRLFGGLDRVMATHISGELVPILRQAGALWL, encoded by the coding sequence ATGCAAGATGCGATCTCGTACAAGCCCTGGCCGGCGGTAGGGTCTCTGCTCGGCGACAGGACGAATCAGGCCGCCGGTGACGGAAAGGGCGGCGACGGCGGGCCCAAgcacggaggaggaggaggaggaggaggggcagGGAGGAGGCCAGACGGCATGCTGGAGGTGGTGTCGGAGAACGCGCTCATAGTGGTCGGGAGGCGCGGGTGCTGCATGGGCCACGTGGTGAAGCGGCTGCTGCTGGGCCTCGGCGTGAACCCTGCGATCTACGAGGTGGATGAGGAGGACGAGAAGGGCGTGGCCGACGAGCTGGAGAAGATCGGCGGCGGGGGGGAGGTCCAGTTCCCGGCTGTGTTCATCGGGGGAAGGCTGTTCGGTGGGCTGGATCGGGTCATGGCCACTCATATCTCCGGGGAATTGGTGCCCATTTTGAGACAAGCCGGGGCCTTGTGGCTatga